The genome window GGCGCCGCGCGGCTTCGCGGTCCTCTCCGACGACGCGTGGGGCGGGCGCGCGCGCGAGGGGGCTTCGCGGCACCTGCTGGTGGCCGAGCGCCGGTAGGCGCCTGGCCAAATCCGATACGATGGCGCCCCGAATCCCATGAACTTCGCACTCACCGAAGAGCAGGAGCTCCTGCAGAGCACGGTGCGCAGCTTCGTCGCGAACGAGTGCCCGCCGCCCGTGGTGCGCGCGGTCTACGACGGCAAGCGCGAGGCCGTGTCCAAGCTGTGGAACGGCCTGGCCGAGATCGGTATCGCGGGCCTCGCGTTGCCCGAGGCCCAGGGCGGGGCCGGGCTCGAGCTGCTCGAGCTCGCGCTCGTGGCCGAGGAGCTGGGTCGCGGCGTGGTGCCCGTGCCGTTTCTCGGTCACGCGCTCGCGACGCTCGCCCTCGCGCAGGGAGGCAGCCCGGCACAGAAGGCGGCCCGGCTGCCGCGGCTCGCATCGGGCGCCGCACGCGCCACGGTCGCGCTCGCCGAGGAGGGCGGCTGGCTGCCCGGCGAGTGGCGGACCGAGCTCGCGAACGGCCGTGTCCGGGGGCGCAAGCAGCTCGTGCCCGAGGCGGAGGGCGCGGAGCTGTTCGTGGTCGGCTGCGCCGGCGGGGCGCTTGCGCTGGTCGAGGCGGGCAAGGCCGCGCGAGTGACTCCCGAGGCGACGCTCGACCGCGGGCGGCCGCTGGCGACGCTCGAGCTCG of Myxococcota bacterium contains these proteins:
- a CDS encoding acyl-CoA dehydrogenase family protein; translation: MNFALTEEQELLQSTVRSFVANECPPPVVRAVYDGKREAVSKLWNGLAEIGIAGLALPEAQGGAGLELLELALVAEELGRGVVPVPFLGHALATLALAQGGSPAQKAARLPRLASGAARATVALAEEGGWLPGEWRTELANGRVRGRKQLVPEAEGAELFVVGCAGGALALVEAGKAARVTPEATLDRGRPLATLELDDAPAETLSRGDAARLVDAGCVLLAADAFGAAHQLVRATVAYVQARQQFGQPLAQFQALKHQLANMALEVDPTRGLWWYAAHAFDHVPAESSRAAALAKAHVTDRAQQAARDAVEAHGGIGFTWESDVHLWFKRVMFDRLWLGAPELHRERFALLEGW